A part of Desulfuromonadales bacterium genomic DNA contains:
- a CDS encoding isochorismatase family protein, which produces MVEPREALKKGDGVLVVHVQVDFCPGGALPAPEGDKVVPVLNRWIEAAQELGIPVYASRDWHPQRHVSFQAEGGEWPPHCLQDTEGARFHPDLRLPPDVVLVTSGVRFDFDQYSAFKETGFAALLRKDRVKHLWLGGLVLEYCVMESALGARAEGFEASVIKAATRSLTKEGEKEAVKKLRGAGVKIVD; this is translated from the coding sequence ATGGTCGAGCCGAGGGAGGCCTTGAAAAAGGGGGACGGGGTGCTGGTGGTGCATGTGCAGGTCGATTTCTGTCCCGGGGGAGCTCTGCCGGCGCCGGAAGGGGATAAGGTTGTCCCTGTACTCAACCGCTGGATCGAGGCGGCGCAGGAATTGGGAATCCCCGTTTATGCTTCCCGGGACTGGCATCCGCAGCGCCACGTGAGCTTCCAGGCGGAAGGGGGAGAGTGGCCCCCCCACTGCCTGCAGGACACCGAAGGGGCCAGATTCCATCCCGATCTTAGACTTCCCCCCGACGTGGTGCTGGTTACTTCGGGTGTGCGATTCGATTTCGACCAGTATTCGGCCTTCAAGGAGACAGGATTTGCCGCCTTGCTCCGGAAAGACCGGGTGAAGCACCTCTGGCTGGGCGGCCTGGTTCTGGAATATTGCGTCATGGAATCGGCGCTGGGCGCGCGAGCGGAGGGGTTCGAGGCGAGCGTTATAAAGGCTGCCACCCGCTCCTTGACGAAGGAAGGGGAGAAGGAGGCTGTCAAAAAGCTGCGGGGGGCGGGAGTGAAAATCGTCGATTGA